One Osmerus eperlanus chromosome 13, fOsmEpe2.1, whole genome shotgun sequence genomic region harbors:
- the gfra4b gene encoding GDNF family receptor alpha-4 — protein sequence MDLWGVYLFQLVIFALQEVVSASRDCLVAGDSCSSDETCSPRLRTLRQCVAGNGSMKLGPGARSQCANAVSALLSSPLHGCQCKRGMKKEKNCLSIYWSLHQSVIHGLTLVESYPYEAVERDYDYVRLASITADSEVGMTTVNRCLDAAKACNVDDLCQKLRTEYVSACIKTTAKSGLCNRAKCNRALRRFFDRVPPDYTHELLFCPCTDTACAERRRQTIVPGCSYEGPDKPSCLTQMRICKDDYVCRSRLAQFQYDCQPNKSSANGCKQGNHGACLLAYTGLIGSSITPNYVDNSTSSVAPWCSCSTSGNQREQCSGFLEYFTENICLENALLAFGSGSDQAPTTSQSGFSVSASSLPAMAETIRNVLDPVIPTQATGNEPLWGDSTIPSNGLPNVAPTLTPMPPSAFAGLLLLSMFFHRH from the exons ATGGATCTGTGGGGGGTGTATCTGTTTCAACTAGTAATTTTTG ccctGCAGGAGGTGGTATCTGCGAGCAGAGACTGCCTGGTGGCTGGAGACTCCTGCTCCAGTGACGAGACCTGCAGCCCACGCCTGCGGACCCTGCGCCAGTGTGTGGCAGGCAACGGCAGCATGAAGTTGGGGCCCGGGGCACGAAGCCAGTGTGCCAACGCCGTGTCAGCCCTTCTCTCCAGTCCCTTACACGGCTGCCAGTGCAAACGGGGCATGAAGAAGGAGAAAAACTGCCTGAGCATCTACTGGAGCCTGCACCAATCTGTCATACATG gtCTCACCCTGGTGGAGAGTTATCCCTATGAGGCTGTGGAGAGAGACTATGACTATGTGCGTCTGGCCTCCATCACAGCCG ACTCAGAGGTTGGCATGACAACAGTGAACCGTTGCCTGGACGCCGCCAAGGCGTGTAACGTGGATGATCTGTGCCAGAAGTTACGCACCGAGTACGTCTCCGCCTGCATCAAGACCACCGCCAAGTCGGGCCTGTGTAACCGGGCCAAGTGCAACAGGGCTCTGCGACGCTTCTTCGACCGCGTTCCCCCAGACTACACGCACGAGCTGCTCTTCTGCCCCTGCACGGACACGGCCTGCGCAGAGCGGCGCCGGCAGACCATCGTACCTGGCTGCTCCTACGAAGGCCCTGACAAGCCCAGCTGCCTCACTCAGATGCGTATATGCAAGGATGACTATGTGTGCAG GTCCCGCCTGGCCCAGTTTCAATATGACTGCCAACCCAACAAGTCATCTGCCAATGGCTGCAAGCAAGGGAACCATGGAGCCTGCCTCCTTGCCTACACAGGCTTGATAG GCAGCTCCATCACGCCCAACTATGTGGACAACTCCACGTCCAGCGTGGCCCCCTGGTGCTCCTGCTCCACCAGCGGGAACCAGCGAGAACAATGCTCCGGCTTCCTGGAATACTTCACAGAGAACATCTGCCTCG AAAACGCTCTCCTGGCGTTTGGCAGTGGATCGGACCAGGCGCCCACCACCAGCCAATCAGGATTTTCCGTCTCCGCCTCTTCCTTGCCAGCTATGGCGGAGACCATACGGAATGTTCTGGACCCAGTGATACCCACACAG GCCACAGGAAATGAACCCCTTTGGGGTGATTCAACCATTCCATCCAATGGGCTGCCTAATGTTGCCCCTACTCTCACCCCCATGCCTCCGTCTGCCTTCGCTGGCCTTCTGCTCCTCTCAATGTTCTTCCATAGACATTAA